The following proteins are co-located in the Micromonospora viridifaciens genome:
- a CDS encoding DUF5682 family protein, translating to MTAPATGPFSALRQQLTAAAEAFADSPDALAGILAGMVDDVDQALAAPLEIFPVCHHSPASALAMVRRLREKQPRVIYLELCEDLQPLLGELCNCRLPVAVQAFASELDGHPAEWGPLSVVAPITEASAEYQAIAYALETPGVELVLVDRSTDHVFQWLPRDPATARPGGGEAGAGDEGALHGDAVGVEIGDLRPGFAELEAYLLHHGKVRHWSEWWDQYVEQPLTVADHDTYRQVMVLIGSLFRRLRPARPERLDRDEDRERHMWTRMRQHLATSGVDPADCLYVCGAFHAASHVEQFGLAPDAPVYEISPRTGTRWHYGLIPSSHSAIEAQFGLAPGSVSIAAATWTKAVARSGLTPYRLDGQRGSRTRRRGTPAAAGGTAAPGPVTDRLSGFLAAPPELGGLDEAELRGWCVDIVRLARRNGYLASTADAIAVFETSILLAGLRNRARPTPYDFADAAVTCIEKDVVPGRRDVRRLCEILLGGDRVGQVGYDALPPLARDVLDRLQPLGLDLERRTVQRALLDLRAEPRLAPCSDLLWLLRHLLPPDAVRPIMGERRLGHRSLQESWDLALGRNQRALIELGYEGVTVEQVLEQRLRRAVRGPEATAAGALAAVADAIRLLGSPRLVDELGTRAVELLAAERDVDDAPRVLRRIRRLLAHYRATAPALPGWGEAFVTTGYAHYCTLLPTAFVDEQAGVRQVGAMLGFLFGMEGLALSLGCDRAQLELAVAQSHPETPAKTALLWAARHHLGLLPLAELRARCADLLANPLVVPTVPQYLSGFVQALESVPGLAPFVVELMSTAFAQLPDPILLPWLPTLITTLREHGPELVPVLIREAARTFPGTLSEVDAWVPPWVAPAAAPAPPAAPAASVVRLLTEHPESIDAVARLLGCAGGWRPEGPAAHAGPATLLTRHPETASAVADLLTRGSAVPG from the coding sequence GTGACCGCCCCCGCGACCGGCCCGTTCAGTGCCCTGCGCCAGCAGCTCACCGCCGCGGCCGAAGCCTTCGCCGACTCCCCCGACGCGCTCGCCGGCATCCTCGCCGGCATGGTCGACGACGTCGACCAGGCCCTCGCCGCGCCGCTGGAGATTTTCCCGGTGTGCCACCACTCGCCGGCCTCCGCGCTGGCGATGGTGCGCCGGCTGCGCGAGAAGCAGCCCCGGGTGATCTACCTGGAGCTCTGCGAGGATCTGCAGCCGCTCCTGGGCGAGCTGTGCAACTGCCGGCTCCCGGTGGCCGTGCAGGCGTTCGCCTCCGAGCTGGACGGTCACCCGGCCGAATGGGGGCCGCTCAGCGTCGTCGCGCCGATCACCGAGGCCTCCGCCGAGTACCAGGCCATCGCGTACGCGCTGGAGACGCCCGGGGTGGAGCTGGTGCTGGTGGACCGTTCCACCGACCACGTCTTCCAGTGGCTCCCCCGCGACCCGGCGACGGCCCGGCCGGGCGGCGGGGAGGCCGGGGCCGGCGACGAGGGTGCCCTGCACGGGGACGCGGTCGGTGTCGAGATCGGCGACCTCCGGCCCGGCTTCGCCGAGCTGGAGGCGTACCTGCTGCACCACGGCAAGGTGCGGCACTGGTCGGAGTGGTGGGACCAGTACGTCGAGCAGCCGCTCACCGTCGCCGACCACGACACCTACCGGCAGGTGATGGTGCTCATCGGCAGCCTGTTCCGCCGGCTGCGCCCGGCCCGCCCCGAGCGGCTCGACCGCGACGAGGACCGGGAGCGCCACATGTGGACGCGGATGCGCCAACACCTGGCGACCTCCGGCGTCGATCCGGCCGACTGCCTCTACGTCTGCGGCGCCTTCCACGCGGCCAGCCACGTCGAGCAGTTCGGCCTCGCCCCCGACGCGCCGGTCTACGAGATCAGCCCGCGCACCGGCACGCGCTGGCACTACGGGCTGATTCCGTCCAGCCATTCCGCCATCGAGGCGCAGTTCGGGCTCGCCCCGGGCTCGGTCTCGATCGCGGCGGCGACCTGGACCAAGGCGGTGGCCCGCTCCGGCCTGACCCCGTACCGGCTGGACGGGCAGCGCGGCAGCCGCACCCGCCGGCGGGGCACGCCAGCTGCCGCTGGCGGCACCGCCGCCCCCGGTCCGGTCACCGACCGGCTCTCCGGGTTCCTCGCCGCGCCACCGGAGCTCGGCGGCCTCGACGAGGCGGAGCTGCGCGGCTGGTGCGTCGACATCGTCCGGCTCGCCCGCCGCAACGGCTACCTGGCCAGCACCGCCGACGCGATCGCCGTCTTCGAGACCTCGATCCTCCTCGCCGGGCTGCGCAACCGGGCCCGGCCCACCCCGTACGACTTCGCCGACGCGGCGGTCACCTGCATCGAGAAGGATGTCGTACCCGGCCGGCGCGACGTCCGGCGGCTCTGCGAGATCCTGCTCGGCGGAGACCGGGTCGGCCAGGTCGGCTACGACGCCCTGCCGCCGCTGGCCCGCGACGTCCTCGACCGGCTTCAGCCGCTCGGCCTGGACCTGGAGCGGCGTACGGTGCAACGGGCCCTGCTGGATCTGCGGGCCGAGCCCCGGCTGGCACCCTGCTCGGACCTGCTCTGGCTGCTGCGGCACCTGCTGCCACCCGACGCGGTCCGTCCGATCATGGGCGAGCGGCGGCTGGGGCACCGGTCGCTCCAGGAGAGCTGGGACCTCGCCCTCGGCCGCAACCAGCGCGCGTTGATCGAGCTCGGCTACGAGGGTGTCACGGTGGAGCAGGTGCTCGAGCAGCGGCTGCGCCGGGCGGTCCGCGGCCCGGAGGCGACCGCCGCCGGTGCCCTCGCCGCCGTGGCGGACGCCATCCGTCTGCTGGGCAGCCCTCGGCTGGTCGACGAGCTCGGCACCCGGGCGGTGGAGCTGCTCGCCGCCGAGCGCGACGTCGACGACGCCCCGCGCGTGCTGCGCCGGATCCGCCGGCTGCTGGCCCACTATCGGGCCACCGCGCCGGCCCTGCCCGGCTGGGGCGAGGCGTTCGTGACCACCGGGTACGCGCACTACTGCACGCTGCTGCCGACCGCCTTCGTCGACGAGCAGGCCGGCGTCCGGCAGGTCGGCGCCATGCTCGGCTTCCTGTTCGGCATGGAGGGCCTGGCCCTGTCGCTGGGCTGCGACCGGGCCCAGCTCGAACTGGCCGTCGCCCAGTCCCATCCCGAGACGCCCGCCAAGACCGCCCTGCTCTGGGCGGCCCGGCACCACCTCGGGCTGCTCCCCCTCGCCGAGCTGCGTGCCCGCTGCGCCGATCTGCTGGCGAACCCGCTGGTGGTCCCGACCGTCCCGCAGTATCTGTCCGGCTTCGTGCAGGCCCTGGAATCGGTGCCGGGGCTGGCGCCGTTCGTGGTGGAGCTGATGTCGACCGCGTTCGCCCAGCTGCCCGACCCGATCCTGCTGCCCTGGCTGCCGACCCTCATCACCACCCTGCGCGAGCACGGGCCGGAGCTGGTCCCGGTGCTGATCCGCGAGGCGGCTCGCACCTTCCCCGGCACCCTGTCGGAGGTGGACGCCTGGGTGCCGCCCTGGGTGGCGCCCGCCGCGGCACCGGCACCGCCGGCCGCTCCCGCGGCGTCGGTCGTCCGGCTGCTCACCGAGCATCCCGAGTCGATCGACGCGGTCGCCCGGCTGCTCGGTTGTGCCGGCGGGTGGCGACCCGAGGGCCCGGCCGCCCACGCCGGTCCGGCGACGCTGCTCACCCGGCACCCGGAGACCGCCTCGGCCGTGGCCGACCTGCTCACCCGCGGCTCGGCGGTGCCGGGATAG
- the hpnH gene encoding adenosyl-hopene transferase HpnH gives MPLRQSLRIASYLMEQKMRGRKRFPLLLELEPLFACNLSCAGCGKIQQPANLLKRRMPVEQALAAVEECGAPMVSIAGGEPLMHPEIDTIVAELVRRKKFVFLCTNAVLLPKKIEKFRPSPYFAFTVHIDGLRERHDAAVCKDGVFDAAVAAVRDAKRRGFRVTTNTTFFNTDTPQTVIEVLDYLNDDLRVDEMMLSPAYAYEKAPDQEHFLGVTETHELFRKAFGGGRRRRWRLNHSPLFLDFLEGKVDFPCTAWAIPSYSLLGWQRPCYLMADGYAASYRELLDSTDWDSYGRGRDARCANCMAHCGYEPTAVLATMSSLRQSLRAMRN, from the coding sequence ATGCCGTTGCGCCAGAGCCTGCGGATCGCCAGCTACCTGATGGAACAGAAGATGCGCGGCCGCAAGCGGTTCCCGCTGCTGCTGGAACTGGAGCCGCTGTTCGCCTGCAACCTGAGTTGCGCGGGCTGCGGCAAGATCCAGCAGCCGGCGAATCTGCTCAAACGCCGGATGCCGGTGGAGCAGGCCCTCGCCGCCGTGGAGGAGTGCGGCGCGCCGATGGTCTCCATCGCCGGCGGCGAACCGCTCATGCACCCGGAGATCGACACCATCGTCGCCGAGCTGGTCCGGCGCAAGAAGTTCGTCTTCCTGTGCACCAACGCCGTCCTGCTGCCCAAGAAGATCGAGAAGTTCCGCCCGTCGCCGTACTTCGCCTTCACCGTGCACATCGACGGGCTGCGGGAGCGGCACGACGCGGCGGTCTGCAAGGACGGCGTCTTCGACGCCGCGGTCGCGGCCGTCCGGGACGCCAAGCGGCGCGGCTTCCGGGTCACCACCAACACCACCTTCTTCAACACCGACACCCCGCAGACCGTGATCGAGGTGCTCGACTACCTCAACGACGACCTGCGCGTGGACGAGATGATGCTCTCCCCGGCGTACGCCTACGAGAAGGCGCCGGACCAGGAGCACTTCCTGGGCGTCACGGAGACCCACGAGCTGTTCCGCAAGGCCTTCGGCGGCGGTCGGCGCCGCCGTTGGCGGCTCAACCACTCGCCGCTGTTCCTGGACTTCCTCGAGGGGAAGGTCGACTTCCCGTGCACCGCCTGGGCGATCCCGTCGTACTCGCTGCTGGGCTGGCAGCGGCCCTGCTACCTGATGGCCGACGGATACGCCGCCAGCTACCGGGAGCTGCTGGACTCGACCGACTGGGACAGCTACGGCCGGGGACGCGACGCGCGGTGCGCCAACTGCATGGCGCACTGCGGCTACGAGCCGACCGCCGTGCTGGCCACCATGTCCTCGCTGCGGCAGTCGCTGCGCGCGATGCGCAACTGA
- a CDS encoding VOC family protein: MTNEAPDYFRPEHGMVLTHLLIVRDVDRSREFYRQVLGATVIREREPAILRFHNGYLVINNEGGPTDDKPTVRAQAPADPDSLSCALNIRVTDVRAVYEQWRSRGGQFLTEPKDHGVEIRCYLRDPDGYLIELGQATGILAQLSGTPAG; the protein is encoded by the coding sequence ATGACGAACGAAGCACCGGACTACTTCCGGCCGGAGCATGGCATGGTGCTCACCCACCTGCTGATCGTGCGGGACGTGGACCGCTCCCGCGAGTTCTACCGCCAGGTGTTGGGCGCCACCGTGATCCGCGAACGCGAGCCGGCGATCCTCCGCTTCCACAACGGCTACCTGGTGATCAACAACGAGGGCGGCCCCACCGACGACAAGCCCACCGTACGGGCCCAGGCGCCGGCGGACCCGGACTCGCTCAGTTGCGCGCTGAACATCCGGGTCACCGACGTGCGGGCCGTCTACGAGCAGTGGCGCTCCCGCGGTGGGCAGTTCCTGACCGAGCCGAAGGACCACGGGGTCGAAATCCGCTGCTACCTGCGCGATCCGGACGGCTACCTGATCGAACTCGGTCAGGCGACGGGCATTCTCGCCCAACTGTCGGGTACGCCCGCCGGCTGA
- a CDS encoding phosphatase PAP2 family protein yields the protein MATGRPETGRGRPRPLGVPVLAPVPGGWWFDGLLVAAFAALTAALVWWSPLLRLDLAVRDWCDAHRPSPVHVLMQAFDYLGQGGGLIVVTMLVAGWLAWQHRTARPIVLAGLAPIISTLLIVGLKRWTSRGAPHHGSVRLFTHGPEVEYPSGHVSNAIVYYVVLAVLLAPYLAVPARRIVQWLPGVLTFIGTTYVSYHWLTDSMGGYLLGLLIARLLLRVPWRTVPLPRWLDRASAC from the coding sequence ATGGCGACGGGAAGACCGGAGACGGGGCGAGGCCGACCCCGTCCGCTCGGCGTACCCGTGCTGGCGCCGGTCCCGGGCGGCTGGTGGTTCGACGGGCTGCTGGTCGCCGCGTTCGCCGCGCTCACCGCGGCGCTGGTCTGGTGGTCGCCGCTGCTGCGCCTGGACCTCGCGGTGCGAGACTGGTGCGACGCCCACCGCCCGAGCCCGGTGCACGTGCTGATGCAGGCCTTCGACTACCTGGGCCAGGGCGGCGGGCTGATCGTCGTCACCATGCTGGTGGCCGGCTGGCTGGCCTGGCAGCACCGGACGGCGCGCCCCATCGTCCTGGCCGGGCTGGCCCCGATCATCAGTACCCTGCTGATCGTCGGCCTGAAACGCTGGACCTCGCGCGGCGCACCACACCACGGCTCGGTCCGCCTGTTCACCCACGGCCCGGAGGTGGAGTACCCGTCCGGGCACGTGAGCAACGCCATCGTCTACTACGTGGTGCTGGCGGTGCTGCTCGCGCCGTACCTGGCCGTGCCGGCGCGGCGGATCGTGCAGTGGCTGCCCGGCGTGCTGACCTTCATCGGTACCACCTATGTGAGCTACCACTGGCTCACCGACAGCATGGGCGGATACCTGCTCGGGCTGCTGATCGCGCGGCTGCTCCTGCGGGTGCCGTGGCGCACCGTGCCACTTCCGCGCTGGCTGGACCGGGCGAGCGCGTGCTGA
- a CDS encoding SDR family NAD(P)-dependent oxidoreductase codes for MRLTGAVVLVTGASSGIGAAVVRRLARAGSQVVAVGRHPGRLARLAAETGAAALPADLARPGAGRELAERVLARHPRVDVLVNNAGVGWAGRFTEMPDAVTDELLAVNLHAPIELTRALLPGMRRPGGHLAFVGSIAGRLGVGGEAVYAASKAGLDIFAQSLRLELAPHRITVSVVVPGVVDTPFFDRRGQAYRRRRPRPLPPERVADALAAAIARDRAEVYVPGWLRLPVAVRGLQPAVYRRLAARFG; via the coding sequence GTGCGCCTGACCGGCGCGGTGGTCCTGGTCACCGGCGCGTCCTCGGGCATCGGGGCGGCGGTGGTGCGGCGGCTCGCCCGTGCGGGCAGCCAGGTGGTGGCCGTCGGCCGGCACCCGGGACGCCTCGCCCGGCTCGCCGCCGAGACCGGCGCCGCCGCGCTGCCGGCCGACCTGGCCCGGCCCGGCGCCGGACGGGAGCTGGCCGAGCGGGTCCTCGCCCGGCACCCACGGGTGGACGTGCTGGTCAACAACGCCGGCGTCGGCTGGGCGGGGCGGTTCACCGAGATGCCGGACGCGGTCACCGACGAGCTGCTCGCGGTGAACCTGCACGCGCCGATCGAGCTGACCCGGGCGCTGCTGCCCGGGATGCGCCGCCCCGGCGGGCACCTGGCCTTCGTGGGCTCGATCGCCGGCCGGCTGGGGGTGGGCGGGGAGGCGGTCTACGCGGCCAGCAAGGCGGGCCTGGACATCTTCGCGCAGAGCCTGCGGCTGGAGCTGGCCCCGCACCGGATCACCGTCAGCGTGGTCGTCCCCGGGGTCGTGGACACGCCGTTCTTCGACCGCCGGGGGCAGGCGTACCGCCGCCGCCGGCCCCGACCGCTGCCGCCGGAGCGGGTGGCCGACGCGCTGGCCGCCGCCATCGCCCGCGACCGGGCCGAGGTCTACGTGCCGGGCTGGTTGCGCCTGCCGGTGGCGGTACGGGGACTGCAGCCGGCGGTGTACCGACGCCTGGCGGCCCGATTCGGTTGA
- a CDS encoding wax ester/triacylglycerol synthase domain-containing protein — protein MSATMRPAQPLAVRQSTATGGAEAPSPATPEGGTEPFARRVLVVSADIGGGHDATGRALAERVRTLWPGSRVGWVDTLDVMGPGVGRSFRRTYRTNVAATPWLYEFFWASIWRHRWFATASKWFTGAWAGRRLAPVVEAFDPDLIVSTYPLGSAGLAWLRRRRGLGVPVGAWVCDFAPHPSWVYSELDLDLVVHPAAVPVAAVAAPGVRLGVCAPPVLDRFHPGDRVEAARRSGLDPARSAVVVACGSYGFGHVEEAIDALVGIGDPVQVVAVCGRNERLVERLAALRLPPDRLLVRQWVDDMPTLLRAAGLVVTNAGGATALEAWASGTPIVMYRPIAAHGVANAALMTAAGVAETAHSPNALVACVRSRLVGGQAAGATAPAAHPHLPDLGLPALADARGPVGDTRPASVAGRPGMDRLPPVGRPASWPLRPQDAFFLHVQSERVAQHIGTVLELGPRADGRAVAAADLVALLAARLPAIATLRRRLDNRGRWRRPGWIVDRYVDPAAHVDEVTVAPGDDGGAALDRFWSEPLAADRPLWRILLVSGLPDRRTRVAVKVHHSLGDGMSVIGILGRLLDRPAGRAAGPQRPAPFTPEQATVARPERGERLRRLGLTARGLARLATQGPAPVTGFNRPIGSPERRLVTASLPAAEVLRAARACRAHASELMLALTATALGAVRPAGAPPRLRAMFAVSRNPRRRAPTHGNWTGAVNLDLPLGRCSPQDRVVAVRQSLRTALDSGEAEAAGLVMRTMGALPAPLHAALARRVYTSRHLNVIVSYMALPWDSRLLAGAPLRAAIPVVALAEGVPLGVGVLRCRNAFEIGVLLDESLADIGTAFVAALRTSLTELLDEVEAGDEGGAGPGGGSVERVPEGAPAGRSRSGVPRCA, from the coding sequence ATGTCAGCGACCATGCGCCCCGCGCAGCCCCTGGCCGTCCGACAGTCGACCGCCACGGGCGGCGCCGAGGCCCCCAGTCCGGCGACGCCAGAGGGCGGCACCGAGCCGTTCGCCCGGCGGGTGCTGGTCGTCTCGGCCGACATCGGCGGCGGGCACGACGCCACCGGCCGCGCCCTGGCCGAACGGGTCCGCACGCTCTGGCCCGGCAGCCGGGTGGGCTGGGTCGACACTCTCGACGTGATGGGCCCGGGGGTCGGCCGCTCGTTCCGGCGTACCTACCGCACCAACGTCGCCGCGACGCCGTGGCTGTACGAGTTCTTCTGGGCGTCGATCTGGCGGCACCGGTGGTTCGCCACCGCCTCCAAGTGGTTCACCGGAGCCTGGGCCGGCCGCCGGCTCGCCCCGGTCGTCGAGGCGTTCGACCCGGACCTGATCGTCTCCACCTATCCGCTGGGCAGCGCCGGCCTCGCCTGGCTGCGCCGGCGTCGTGGCCTGGGCGTACCGGTCGGGGCGTGGGTCTGCGACTTCGCGCCGCACCCGTCCTGGGTCTACTCGGAGCTGGATCTGGACCTGGTGGTCCATCCGGCGGCCGTCCCGGTGGCCGCGGTCGCCGCGCCCGGCGTACGGCTGGGGGTGTGCGCGCCACCGGTGCTCGACCGGTTCCACCCCGGCGACCGGGTCGAGGCCGCCCGGCGCAGCGGTCTCGATCCCGCCCGGTCCGCAGTGGTCGTGGCCTGCGGCTCGTACGGCTTCGGGCACGTCGAGGAGGCCATCGACGCGCTGGTCGGCATCGGTGACCCGGTCCAGGTGGTCGCCGTCTGCGGACGCAACGAGCGGCTGGTCGAGCGGCTGGCCGCACTGCGCCTGCCCCCCGACCGGCTGCTGGTCCGGCAGTGGGTCGACGACATGCCCACGCTGCTGCGGGCCGCCGGGCTGGTGGTCACGAACGCGGGCGGGGCCACGGCGCTGGAGGCCTGGGCCAGCGGCACCCCCATCGTGATGTACCGGCCCATCGCGGCGCACGGCGTGGCCAACGCGGCGCTGATGACCGCCGCCGGCGTGGCCGAGACGGCCCACAGCCCGAACGCCCTGGTCGCCTGCGTCCGCAGCCGGCTCGTCGGCGGACAGGCCGCCGGCGCGACCGCCCCCGCCGCCCACCCGCACCTGCCGGACCTCGGGCTGCCTGCGCTCGCCGACGCGCGGGGGCCCGTCGGCGACACCCGGCCGGCGTCGGTCGCCGGCCGGCCGGGCATGGACCGGCTGCCGCCCGTCGGCCGGCCGGCCAGCTGGCCGCTGCGCCCCCAGGACGCGTTCTTCCTGCACGTGCAGTCGGAGCGGGTGGCCCAGCACATCGGCACAGTGCTGGAACTCGGCCCCCGAGCCGACGGCCGGGCAGTCGCCGCCGCGGATCTGGTCGCGCTGCTGGCCGCGCGGCTGCCCGCCATCGCCACGCTGCGCCGCCGCCTGGACAACCGGGGCCGGTGGCGCCGCCCCGGCTGGATCGTCGACCGGTACGTCGACCCCGCCGCCCACGTCGACGAGGTCACGGTCGCCCCCGGCGACGACGGCGGCGCCGCCCTGGATCGGTTCTGGTCCGAACCGCTGGCCGCCGACCGCCCGCTCTGGCGGATCCTGCTGGTCAGCGGCCTGCCGGACCGGCGTACCCGGGTGGCGGTCAAGGTCCACCACAGCCTGGGCGACGGGATGTCCGTGATCGGCATCCTGGGCCGGCTACTCGATCGCCCCGCCGGCCGGGCGGCCGGCCCGCAACGCCCGGCGCCGTTCACGCCGGAGCAGGCCACGGTCGCCCGGCCCGAGCGGGGCGAGCGGCTCCGCCGGCTCGGGCTCACCGCGCGCGGCCTGGCCCGGCTGGCCACCCAGGGACCGGCGCCGGTCACCGGCTTCAACCGCCCGATCGGCTCGCCGGAGCGCCGGCTGGTCACCGCGAGCCTGCCGGCCGCCGAGGTGCTCCGCGCGGCCCGCGCCTGCCGGGCGCACGCCAGTGAACTGATGCTCGCGCTCACCGCCACGGCGCTGGGCGCCGTCCGGCCGGCCGGCGCGCCGCCCCGGCTGCGGGCGATGTTCGCGGTCTCCCGGAACCCGCGACGGCGGGCCCCCACCCACGGCAACTGGACCGGGGCGGTGAACCTGGACCTGCCGCTGGGGCGCTGCTCGCCGCAGGACCGGGTGGTCGCCGTACGACAGTCGCTGCGCACCGCGTTGGACAGCGGGGAAGCCGAGGCGGCCGGCCTGGTCATGCGGACCATGGGTGCGCTACCCGCGCCGCTGCACGCCGCGCTGGCCCGACGGGTGTACACCAGCCGGCATCTCAACGTCATCGTGTCCTACATGGCGCTGCCCTGGGACTCCCGGCTGCTGGCCGGCGCCCCGCTCCGGGCGGCGATCCCGGTGGTGGCCCTGGCCGAGGGCGTGCCCCTCGGCGTCGGGGTGCTGCGGTGCCGCAACGCCTTCGAGATCGGCGTGCTGCTGGACGAGTCGCTGGCCGACATCGGCACCGCGTTCGTCGCCGCCCTGCGTACCAGCCTGACCGAGCTGCTTGACGAGGTCGAGGCCGGCGACGAAGGCGGGGCCGGGCCCGGCGGCGGGTCGGTGGAGCGGGTGCCGGAGGGCGCACCGGCCGGACGGTCGCGGTCGGGGGTGCCGCGGTGCGCCTGA
- the ispH gene encoding 4-hydroxy-3-methylbut-2-enyl diphosphate reductase: MASALAEWAAASSLRQVVLASPRSFCAGVERAIAVVEQALRQHGPPVYVRKQIVHNARVVADLRARGAVFVDELDEVPDGGVTVFSAHGVAPAVRREAAQRRLPVIDATCPLVAKVHAEARRFAGRGDTVLLIGHAGHEETDGTLGEAPGRIRLVPDPAAAESVRVDDPDRVSYLVQTTLATDEAAGVVEALRRRFPALAGPDSDDICYATTNRQQAVTEVAARAEVVLVVGSDNSSNSRRLVEVAERAGAAAYLVEDVSRVDLRWLAGAATIGVSAGASAPPGLVDEVVAALTALGAREVSEHTTTVEDVAFTLPKEVRQP, encoded by the coding sequence GTGGCGTCGGCGCTCGCCGAGTGGGCGGCGGCGAGCAGCCTGCGACAGGTCGTGCTGGCCTCGCCCCGCTCGTTCTGCGCCGGGGTGGAGCGCGCGATCGCGGTGGTGGAACAGGCTCTGCGCCAGCACGGCCCGCCGGTCTACGTCCGCAAGCAGATCGTGCACAACGCCCGGGTCGTGGCCGATCTGCGGGCCCGCGGCGCGGTCTTCGTGGACGAACTCGACGAGGTGCCGGACGGCGGGGTGACCGTCTTCTCCGCCCACGGGGTGGCGCCGGCGGTGCGCCGGGAAGCCGCCCAGCGCCGGCTACCGGTGATCGACGCGACGTGCCCGCTGGTGGCGAAGGTGCACGCCGAGGCGCGCCGGTTCGCCGGCCGGGGCGACACCGTGCTGCTGATCGGCCACGCCGGCCACGAGGAGACCGACGGCACGCTCGGTGAGGCGCCCGGACGGATCCGCCTGGTGCCCGATCCCGCCGCGGCCGAGTCGGTGCGGGTGGACGACCCCGACCGGGTGTCCTACCTGGTGCAGACCACCCTCGCGACCGACGAGGCGGCCGGGGTCGTCGAGGCGCTGCGCCGCCGCTTCCCGGCACTGGCCGGCCCCGACTCCGACGACATCTGCTACGCCACCACCAACCGCCAGCAGGCGGTCACCGAGGTCGCCGCCCGGGCCGAGGTCGTCCTGGTCGTCGGCTCGGACAACTCCTCGAACTCGCGGCGGCTGGTGGAGGTGGCCGAACGGGCCGGCGCGGCGGCGTACCTGGTCGAGGACGTGAGCCGGGTGGACCTGCGCTGGCTGGCCGGCGCGGCGACGATCGGCGTCTCCGCGGGAGCCTCGGCGCCACCCGGGCTGGTCGACGAGGTCGTCGCCGCGCTCACCGCCCTCGGGGCGAGGGAGGTGAGCGAGCACACCACGACCGTCGAGGACGTCGCTTTCACCCTGCCGAAGGAGGTACGTCAGCCGTGA
- a CDS encoding DMT family transporter — protein MLSEVARLAAGAPLALVAAAAFGASSLLQFRASRQVPEERAGRPRLLIRLIRLRGWRWSAVLAAMAFACQVAALSLVPLILVQPLLVTGLVWYVLLFAGAQHRRPDPRILLESGLCLLGLGAFLAFARPTHQQGRGLDSFGSAALLGVAVILGVGLCLVGALKLGRKWRPLPLAVAAGICYGVTAGLISSLGLQSEPSSLAVFGQWQTYAIAVLGPFGVLLSQNAYQAGPMGAPALATITVTDPLVSIAVGLLWLDERIRTGTWVVLGEVLAVLVVVVAVSLLARRAPHVAGA, from the coding sequence GTGCTGAGCGAGGTAGCGCGGCTGGCGGCGGGCGCCCCGCTGGCGCTCGTCGCCGCCGCAGCATTCGGCGCGTCCTCGTTGTTGCAGTTCCGGGCCTCCCGGCAGGTGCCCGAGGAGCGGGCCGGGCGGCCCCGGCTGCTGATCCGGCTGATCCGCCTCCGCGGCTGGCGCTGGTCGGCAGTGCTCGCGGCGATGGCGTTCGCCTGCCAGGTCGCGGCGTTGAGCCTGGTGCCGCTGATCCTGGTGCAGCCGCTGCTGGTGACCGGCCTGGTGTGGTACGTCCTGTTGTTCGCCGGGGCCCAGCACCGCCGACCGGATCCGCGCATCCTGCTGGAATCGGGGCTGTGCCTGCTCGGGCTCGGCGCCTTCCTGGCGTTCGCGCGACCGACCCATCAGCAGGGGCGAGGGCTCGACTCGTTCGGGTCGGCCGCGCTGCTCGGCGTCGCGGTGATCCTCGGCGTGGGCCTGTGCCTGGTGGGCGCCCTCAAGCTGGGCCGCAAGTGGCGCCCGCTGCCGCTGGCCGTCGCGGCCGGCATCTGCTACGGCGTGACGGCCGGGCTGATCAGCAGCCTGGGCCTGCAGTCCGAACCCAGCTCACTGGCGGTGTTCGGCCAGTGGCAGACGTACGCCATCGCCGTGCTCGGCCCGTTCGGCGTGCTGCTGAGTCAGAACGCCTACCAGGCCGGCCCGATGGGCGCACCAGCCCTGGCCACGATCACCGTCACCGACCCGTTGGTGTCCATCGCGGTCGGGTTGCTCTGGCTGGACGAGCGGATCCGCACCGGCACCTGGGTCGTGCTGGGCGAGGTGCTCGCGGTGCTGGTGGTGGTCGTCGCGGTCTCCCTCCTCGCCCGGCGGGCACCCCACGTCGCCGGTGCCTGA